CGTGCTTACGTCGCCCGCCGCGTACACCCCGGCCACCGTGGTCCGCTGATTCGCTGGGTCCACTTTGATCCCGGCCGTTGTCATCTCACAGCCCAGCGCCTCAGCCAGCCCGGCACGCAACCGACGCTCACTGTACGTGTACAGCACGGCCCGCGCCGCGCTCGCTCGTTCCCTCGACCCGCTCGAGCGCACTATCGACCAATGTCGCCCCCAGGTCCTGGAGGGTGG
The nucleotide sequence above comes from Deinococcus sp. Leaf326. Encoded proteins:
- a CDS encoding FAD-dependent oxidoreductase — its product is MLYTYSERRLRAGLAEALGCEMTTAGIKVDPANQRTTVAGVYAAGDVSTGNQVAFAVAGEARAAMFAAFELFYDGLPTLARV